A single genomic interval of Aureliella helgolandensis harbors:
- a CDS encoding class I SAM-dependent DNA methyltransferase — protein sequence MTSDVMPRTANQPYAGNMYQRHRIQFPPTDANDLEQDEVTFRVVEGAHSLELRFHDYDKIYQRPGLYEQVFYERLKCTSPKKVAEILKCTLDASDQNFTEMRVLDLGAGNGMMGEILKSHGIARLIGADIIPEAKEACYRDRPGVYDEYYVADFTNLQPALAEELSDWSIDCLTSVAALGFGDIPPKAFFQALQFVADGGWVAFNIKETFLDKSDTSGFSRFIRELIFSEYLGIHHIERYRHRLSMEGAPLYYFALVAQKTKQIPSDFLEYNQFES from the coding sequence ATGACGTCGGACGTGATGCCGCGAACGGCAAATCAACCCTATGCAGGAAACATGTATCAACGCCACCGAATTCAATTCCCTCCAACTGACGCCAATGATCTCGAGCAGGATGAAGTCACATTTCGCGTCGTTGAAGGAGCGCACAGTCTGGAGCTCCGGTTCCACGACTACGATAAGATTTACCAGCGGCCTGGATTGTACGAGCAAGTCTTCTACGAGCGGCTAAAGTGCACTTCGCCGAAGAAGGTTGCAGAAATTCTCAAATGCACGCTGGATGCTAGTGATCAAAACTTTACGGAAATGAGAGTTCTGGATTTAGGTGCAGGCAATGGCATGATGGGGGAGATTTTGAAGTCGCACGGCATCGCCAGGTTGATTGGTGCGGACATCATCCCCGAAGCGAAGGAGGCCTGCTATCGCGATCGACCCGGGGTTTACGACGAGTACTATGTGGCCGATTTTACCAACTTGCAGCCCGCATTGGCTGAAGAGCTATCTGATTGGTCCATCGACTGCCTCACCTCCGTGGCTGCATTGGGGTTTGGCGATATTCCGCCCAAGGCGTTTTTTCAGGCGCTGCAATTTGTGGCCGACGGTGGGTGGGTCGCTTTCAATATCAAAGAGACGTTTCTCGATAAATCCGATACCTCTGGTTTTTCCCGTTTCATACGCGAGCTAATCTTCTCGGAATATTTGGGGATCCATCATATCGAGCGTTATCGGCACCGATTGTCCATGGAAGGGGCACCGCTGTACTACTTTGCGCTCGTGGCTCAGAAGACAAAGCAAATCCCCTCTGATTTTCTCGAGTACAACCAGTTTGAGTCCTAG
- a CDS encoding tetratricopeptide repeat protein: protein MSDITAKYNEAEKLKDQGNTEQAVVLLLEILAEEPNHVLTHLTLGRIYTLQGNYTAAIEHGQKACELEPQEPFNYTALSVTYQRVFAGTQEHKYIQMAEDAMAESRRLESLQ, encoded by the coding sequence ATGAGCGATATCACCGCGAAATACAACGAAGCTGAAAAGCTGAAGGATCAGGGGAATACCGAACAAGCGGTAGTCCTCCTGCTTGAAATCCTGGCCGAAGAGCCCAACCACGTTCTGACCCACCTGACACTAGGGCGAATCTATACGCTCCAAGGCAACTATACTGCCGCTATCGAGCATGGTCAGAAAGCTTGCGAACTCGAGCCGCAAGAGCCGTTCAACTACACCGCGCTCAGCGTTACCTACCAACGTGTGTTTGCCGGCACTCAAGAACACAAATACATCCAAATGGCCGAAGACGCCATGGCGGAATCGCGTCGCCTAGAGTCGCTGCAATAG